In Chaetodon auriga isolate fChaAug3 chromosome 22, fChaAug3.hap1, whole genome shotgun sequence, the genomic window CAGATGCTGTGAGTTAAACTCAAAAAtcttaaacaaaacacaaaagtttCCTCAAAATGTGATCTTGTGTAGGCTATGCGATCAGAATATCACTGATTTGAAAAGGGAAGAAGTGCTATTTCCAAAGTGTCAAACCTTCCCTTTAAGTCGATAGTACGGTGTGTGATTCGGTGTTTCAGCTAACACGAACATTAAATATATGCACAGGTCCCTAAAAACACTTCACATGCTGCCCCCCCCACCCTCGTTAAAACCCACCTCCACCATCAATTCTCTGCCTGAGTGGAAATATCCTGCCTGATTTGTTTTGGGGATGTGAAATAGATTACTGTGTTGAGGTCTCTCCACACACATAAAACCCTCCAAGAGGCTAAACCCGACCTCAACAACCCCCCCACCTCTTCCCTTCCTCCACCCGACCCCTCCCCACATCAACATCCACCCTTCCCCCCTTTCCCACAGAGTGGCTCCGTAACATTTCCCTTGgttgaggttttttttaactggaACCAAATGTGAGTTGTGCTGCTGAGGTCACTGTAGGGCAGGTGTGCAGCTAGGTGGACATGGATTGCTTCAGGGCTTCAAATCTGCCGCCCcctcccattcacacacacacacacacacacacacacacacacacacacacccttccttAATCTCAATCAGCCATAACCAGACACGTTGAGGAGGAAAATAACAGTTTGAAAGCATTAGAGGAGCTGAGGCATCAAAGGAGGCAATTTCTCTGGCAAAATCTTAGCTTTTAGTGATATTCGTACTCTAATGCTGCGTATGTagttgtttggtgtttttttctctctgtgggtATTTTTTCAGCTGTCACAGTTCCAGTTTGatagcagaaaatgttttaggGAACATTAACGTTAATCGTCAGATTTTGGTGTCATTCCCTCAGAATCAAAGAGcatgggctttttttttttttttttgctgagcttTGTATTTTGCCCTGAAGTTCAGAGATCATACAAGGAGAAATCCATTGAAGTGAAGGCAAAGAGACCAATTTCTGTACCCACAGCAGTGGGAACTAGACCAGAAGCCGGTTACAGCAGCTATTCTTAACTTTAAACTTTGCCTCGTTATAATGTAAGTATTTACAAAGTGGAGATTTACACAACTCTGAATTAAAACAGTTTGCACCACAGTTTGTCTTCCAGATGTGACCATTATGTAGCTAACTGAACCAACTAACAAACGTTAGTTTGTTAGTAGTTTGGCATagattgaagagaaaaagagttGATGGCATTTGGCTGACACATCTGGTCTGACACTTGATCAGTTTAATGATGATATAAATTCCCCCAAAAAAGATGTTAGACAACATTAATTAATGTTGGTTAGGGCCACAAAATCAAATATGCATGTGTGGAGAAATATTGTGTTTCAGAGTTATTTTGATGAGTGggaaaaatatatacagttaCACTATTAACAGTTAAGATATAACGAGGCTAATTTGGGCTTATGACCAGCTGgtgcagcagctcctgaatgcaacacagctAACAGGCACTTCGGCTTCTGACAGGGTTTTGcgaaacaaaaataaaagtgttggTCACAGATGAACCCACAGAATGTGTTAAATATCATAAACCCACAATGTATTTAATGGTGGATGGAGATGTGGCAACATTTCCTTTGAGGCTGAGTTGCACAGATATTTGCAATGCATGCAGAGTATATTTATGCCCTTGAATGTTTACAATGTAGCACACATTATACTGCACTGCTTCCTTGTAAAACTTCTTTTTCTATACAACACAGAAAAGCCATTCCAGACTTTTAAAAGTGCCGCAAAGGCCGGGAAGGAACTTCCTGTAAGGCATGGAGCCACTTTGAATATAATTTAAAGTCTCAAACATTTTCCCCCTCACACGAAATGTAAAGCCGCATAAAGTTTTATTAACATCGCCACTGCAGTTGTTTTCTGGGTGTGGATTTTTTACAATGCggtctgtctttgtttcctcgGAAAGGGATCTCCAAAAGAATGAAATCTCTTGGACCATTGAAGACATGAACGGTCCTTTTTCTGCATTGGACAAGCTGAAGAAACTGTGAGTTCATGGTGGAAATCATAGAACACATTAAGGCCAGTGAGTAAAAGTGAGGTGTGAAActgatcagtttgtcattttcccAGATTTCTGCAGGGGAACCAGATCCGCTCAGTGACCAAGAAGTCTTTCTCGGGCCTGGACGCACTGCAGCACCTGTGAGTCGGCCTCGTGTTTCACTGATTGTTTCCAAAAGCCTGAGCTGTAAACTAAGCAGGGTGaatcacactgagacacagaggcTGTTTGTTAGAGCTGTACACCCATACTGTCTTCTCCCATTCCTCCACTTTGATGTGGAATCGAGAAAAAACTCTGCCATTAGTATCTTTACATGTGCGCCAGACTATATCGATCACCGAGGCAAGTGGAGGgaactctgtgtgtctgtggatgtgtgtgtatgagtgtacAACAGCTGCATTTGATTCTAATTAGAGTTTTTTCCCAGCCGTTGCCAGAGCTCAAAGCAGCCCAGAGTTGGGCCTCTCTTGATTAACACAGCAAACTGCTGCCCAGAGTTTTATTGTTCTGGAGCCCAGACTTTTTTCTCCCCTCGATTGAAGTTTTTGTAGCTTTCACTCTGTGCGGCTGATGTTGGCCGAAAATGCTGCCCTCTTTCTGTGAGGATCTCACCAGTCttaatttcttttctcttttctccacagAGATTTGAGTAATAACGCTATCATGTCTGTCCAAGCAAACGCCTTTTCTCAGATGAAGAACCTGCAGGAGCTGTGAGTATGATCACGGGCGGCTTTTGTTAGTGTTTCAGTGTTGATGTGGGACAGAACACCAGGTGAAACTCATTATGGTGTGCTGGGaaagtcagcagcaaacagtgcTTACTTCAATGTTAATACCAGGCCCACATTTTCCTTTGTCTCCTTCCCCCATAACTTCCAGTAAAAACTGTGCAAgggaatttttcatttttgttattgtgattTAATGGATGTTGGACAAATTTCTcacacagttttaaaaaaaagcagtctATTTAGTAATCCTGCCAGTAAGCAAAGCAGCATTAAAATGTCGTATTACACTGTCATGTGCGTTGTATACACTTTACTTGTGTATTGCTTCAAGCATTTTTCACAAACTATGCAAgagaaaaatcacagaaaacatttaaaatgttactgCAATGTGAATTTTTTTGGGTATCTTCTCTCCTGGCAGACGTCTGAACACCTCCAGCCTGCTGTGCGACTGCCAGCTGAAGTGGCTTCCCGTCTGGGTGGCAGAACAAACCTTCCTGCCCTGCGTCAACGCCAGCTGCGCCCACCCACAAATGCTGAAGGGCAGGAGCGTGTTCGCTGTCAGCCAGGAGGAGTTTGTATGCGGTGAGTGATGCATTCACTCAGTGTTacacctttacacacacacacacacacacacacacacacacacactgtaatgcCTTAAAAACAGCCATTTATCCATGCAGGTTTTCCATTTACAAACTGACCCAGATTGTTCAATATTTTCCTCCTCAACTCGTGGACAAGCTAATGAGTGTCATGAAGGGACTGGTACGGAAATTTACTAATGTGTCAGCTTTCCTGGTTACCATCAGACACTGAGATACCAATGACTGAGGAAATATTTGAGTTCAGTTTTTCCCCTTTCAGACCCTCATCTGCCACCAAAATGCCAAAGAATGTACAAAACATCTCTAAATATTCCAGACCCACTCTTAGAAATTGTTAAATGGCAATTTCAAattctcctttttgttttcttcccagATGACTTCCCAAAGCCTCAAATCACAGTGCAGCCGGAGACCCAGTCAGCCCTCAAGGGCACCAACGTGACGTTTGTCTGCTCGGCGGCCAGCTCCAGTGACTCGCCTATGACCTTCGCCTGGAAGAAAGACAACGAGGTCCTCAATGACGCAGAGATCCACAACCAGGCCCACCTACGTGTGCAGGGAGGCGCAGGAGGCGAGACAGAGGTGACAGAGTATACGACCACCCTGCAGCTGCGTAATGTGGAGTTTTCCAGTGAGGGAAAGTACCAATGCGTCATCTCCAACCACTTTGGATCGTCCTATTCCACCAAGGCCAGGCTCACTGTCAACAGTAAGTTTGAGATGGGATTAACCAATTGTTTAGGATGTGTCTCAATCCACAAGGTGCATGTGAAAGTCTTAAATGATCCAaatcttttttgtcatttccagtGTTACCTTCCTTCACCAAGATGCCGATGGACCTGAGTATTCGTGCTGGAGCAACAGCCAGACTGGAATGTGCTGCCATCGGTCACCCTTCCCCTCAGATAGCCTGGCAGAAAGATGGAGGCACTGACTTCCCCGCTGCCCGTGAACGCCGTATGCACGTCATGCCGGAggatgatgtgtttttcatagtGGACGTCAAGACTGAGGACATAGGCGTTTATAGCTGCACTGCTCAGAACACAGCTGGAGCCATTTCAGCAAATGCTACACTAACTGTTCTAGGTGAGAAACAGCATTGTTGGAGCAGAAAGTCACACTCCACATTTAGAGCCCCAGTTTTCAGTTCAGAGGCTTGTATGAAGGATAGACAAACTTCACACTGATGAATCACTCCAACATTGTTGCTTCCTTGTCATTCTAACCTATTCTACTGCTGTAAACCTTCTACAGAAACACCCTCGTTCTTGCGGCCCCTTATGGATCGCACTGTGGCAAAGGGCGAAACCGCTGTCCTCCAGTGCATAGCTGGTGGCAGCCCTCCCCCAAGGCTAAACTGGACCAAAGATGACAGCCCACTGCTAGTGACCGAGCGCCACTTCTTCGCAGCTGCCAACCAGCTTCTCATCATCGTTGATGCTGCAGAGGCTGACGCTGGGAAGTACACTTGCGAGATGTCAAACGCACTTGGCACCGAAAGGGGTAACGTTAGGCTGGCAGTCATACCAAATCCCAACTGTGATTCTGGAGTGCAAGGCGGCGTGGGAGTCGGCATGGTGGGCGGGGCAGGGTCGGACGATGATGGATGGACCACAGTGGGAATCGTCATCATAGCTGTGGTGTGCTGCGTGGTGGGCACATCACTGGTTTGGGTGGTCATCATCTACCACACTCGGCGACGCAACGAGGACTGCAGCGTCACCAACACAGGTTGGTTAATGGCACCTCTTCGCGGTTCGAATTTTACTTTGATCCTTAAAGTAAAACTGGAAGTGTATAACATGATGTCTTTGTGCTTCAGATGAGACCAACCTGCCTGCCGACATTCCCAGCTACCTGTCCTCCCAGGGCACACTTGCGGACCGACAGGACGGCTACATCCCCTCAGAGAGCGGCAGCAGCCATCAGTACATGGCTTCGTCAATTAGCGGCTTCTACCTGCAGCCGAAAGACATGAATGGTAATACAcctgccttttcttctttgtcctAAAATTGAATCCTTCTGCAGCATCACATTGTTCCTAAACAATACTGTTGCTTTACCCACGCAGGTCTTTGTCAGCTGGatacaggaagtgaagcagATATGGAGGCAGCCATCGACCCTCTACTCTGTCATTATCAAGGTCCAATCAGCTCACTGCTTCGCCGAGATATGTACTCCACTGACCCATCAGAAGTCTTCACAGGTGTGTACAACTTGTCAGTCAAATGGAAAAGATTCTTTAGATCATTATCCTACAACAAGACTGTTGTTGGTCAGGAACATTATGTCCAAGTATTCCTGAAGTACATTCAGTATCTCTGGAATTTGTCTTTCAGACTCACGTGGAATCAGTAATTCCCATTTTTTTCACCTTCAGGTTGTTCCATCGACCAAAGGCCCATATGCATTGACTCCTACAGCGGCAGCCTCACGAACTCTAAAAGGAGGGACTACTTCCTGTCAGAGCATTATgacctctgctcctccactgtCTTGATGCAGCTTCCCAATGCGAGTCTCCATCATGGCCCCTCCCAACAGCAGAGTGACCACCGACCACCcatggaggagggagaagcCAATGACTATGGGAGAGCTCATGAGTGTCTTTCCCCCTGCAACACCTTCATGGGTAGGTTTTAAGATGACCAGTTTTCCAAACTTGTACCGATTTTGTCTGTAAGTTGGTCTGACCTCTTCTCGCACCTTTCTCACTCAGGAACATTTGGGAAAGCTCCCTGGAGGCCACATAAGGACCTGTACACAGACTTCGGCCTACCGTCAGTGACACATAACGGAATAACTCTGCACGAGAATCCATACGCCGCTCCTGACATCGAGTCAGACCAGGAAGAGAATGGTCTCACCAAGGACTCTGAGTCAGAGCAGAGCAACAGTGTTTATGAACAGCCGTTTGACGGCAGCAGGACTGATCCCATCACACAGCGCAGAACGAGCACTTAGCTGAGTGACTCTTGTTTTTCATGAAGAGGAAGACccaaaaatgaacatttctacCTCACTGAATGGACACTTTTGCAATAAAGGACTCCTCAAATGTGCAACAAGTGAATGTAAAGGACAATTTAATGTTCctagagaaaagaaaaaggagcatATTAGCGGCTGTTCTTTAAGGACACAGCTTCAGTTAAATAATATAGATGATTATATACATTTTTATATAAAGTTTATTATATTTTGTAAATTGTATATAAACAGATTCCATTATTTTTGCTTACCTTTTGTGTATGAGAATTTTGCAGCCCTGCCTATTCAGTTATTCCAGCTTTGAATGAAGCAGTGTTTTGCACATATGTATACAATAAAAAACACCTTGATGTGTGCTGCTACATTCACTGAAGTGCTACAAGTCTTCAGAGTTGTTGCTGTCTTTATCGTGCCAAACATGTATTAGAGATTTAGAGGACGTGGCTGGCCTTTTAGAGCAGAACCACAGACCGCCAAGGACGCCTCAGGTCTGTCATCAGTCAGCCCCACCAccaagt contains:
- the lrig3 gene encoding leucine-rich repeats and immunoglobulin-like domains protein 3 yields the protein MRSSSQPRSFAGFAVFFLVFLRLQRGSDARTCPPPCACSGELLDCSRLKRGQIPDTIPEWTVQLDLSHNKLQVLDSTLFSKLQHLSEIKLNHNEWEAIPDLGPYASNITTLTLANNRITRISVEQLRPFLALETLDLSNNNIVDVKASSFPALPLKNLFLNNNRISSLETGCFTNLSNSLQVLRLNRNRLSTIPAKIFQLPHLQHLELSRNRVRRVEGLTFHGLHALRSLKMQRNGLSRLMDGAFWGLSNMEVLQLDYNNLTEVSKGWLYGLLTLQQLHLGHNAISRIRPDAWEFCQKLSELNLSSNHLSRLEESSFVGLSLLDELHIGNNRVSFIADGAFRGLSNLQMLDLQKNEISWTIEDMNGPFSALDKLKKLFLQGNQIRSVTKKSFSGLDALQHLDLSNNAIMSVQANAFSQMKNLQELRLNTSSLLCDCQLKWLPVWVAEQTFLPCVNASCAHPQMLKGRSVFAVSQEEFVCDDFPKPQITVQPETQSALKGTNVTFVCSAASSSDSPMTFAWKKDNEVLNDAEIHNQAHLRVQGGAGGETEVTEYTTTLQLRNVEFSSEGKYQCVISNHFGSSYSTKARLTVNMLPSFTKMPMDLSIRAGATARLECAAIGHPSPQIAWQKDGGTDFPAARERRMHVMPEDDVFFIVDVKTEDIGVYSCTAQNTAGAISANATLTVLETPSFLRPLMDRTVAKGETAVLQCIAGGSPPPRLNWTKDDSPLLVTERHFFAAANQLLIIVDAAEADAGKYTCEMSNALGTERGNVRLAVIPNPNCDSGVQGGVGVGMVGGAGSDDDGWTTVGIVIIAVVCCVVGTSLVWVVIIYHTRRRNEDCSVTNTDETNLPADIPSYLSSQGTLADRQDGYIPSESGSSHQYMASSISGFYLQPKDMNGLCQLDTGSEADMEAAIDPLLCHYQGPISSLLRRDMYSTDPSEVFTGCSIDQRPICIDSYSGSLTNSKRRDYFLSEHYDLCSSTVLMQLPNASLHHGPSQQQSDHRPPMEEGEANDYGRAHECLSPCNTFMGTFGKAPWRPHKDLYTDFGLPSVTHNGITLHENPYAAPDIESDQEENGLTKDSESEQSNSVYEQPFDGSRTDPITQRRTST